One stretch of Erythrolamprus reginae isolate rEryReg1 chromosome 7, rEryReg1.hap1, whole genome shotgun sequence DNA includes these proteins:
- the WDR54 gene encoding WD repeat-containing protein 54 isoform X3: MYRRARGLALRGSSLALYNNLAVLPLPAKRLTYFASVHGASVGLLSAAADGTGCAHRQLQAREGGLGPPLVTQAAWCALPSRTLLVLASWKGIQMYEPDGSAMVYWHALDGMEASAGMLLFARGIAGTRLHFVCVGTSTGSVLVFDVPAKGTNITLSEVLEQHGSPITDIGAELCEQPLQLLLREAVERDHRGRLRQWADLPVRSCTRDPASPSQRSRPLDLCPGPGPALGEAAVGRRGLLRARLGAQPPSGHGQPGDRALPYGVCDGYPDLWRPLLQPGGHRLRRRGLRAERDHPLPPGVALRLASCCRKPWMDCL; the protein is encoded by the exons ATGTACCGTCGGGCGCGGGGCCTGGCGTTGCGCGGGAGCAGCCTGGCGCTCTACAACAACCTGGCCGTCCTGCCGCTGCCCGCCAAGCGGCTCACCTACTTCGCCAGCGTGCACGGCGCTTCGGTCGGGCTGCTCAGCGCAGCGGCGGACGGGACGGGATGCGCGCACCGCCAGCTGCAGGCCCGGGAGGGCGGCCTCGGGCCCCCGCTCGTCACGCAG GCGGCCTGGTGCGCGCTGCCCTCGCGGACGCTGCTGGTGCTGGCATCGTGGAAGGGCATCCAG ATGTACGAGCCCGACGGCTCCGCCATGGTCTACTGGCACGCCCTGGACGGCATGGAGGCCTCGGCAG GGATGCTCCTGTTTGCCCGGGGGATTGCAGGCACCAGGCTGCACTTCGTGTGTGTAG GGACCTCCACGGGTTCAGTCCTGGTCTTTGACGTCCCGGCCAAAGGCACCAACATCACGCTGAGCGAAGTCCTCGAGCAGCACGGCAGCCCCATCACCGACATCGGTGCAGAGCTCTGTGAGCAGCCG CTGCAGCTGCTCCTCCGTGAAGCTGTGGAACGGGATCATCGCGGCCGGCTACGGCAATGGGCAGATTTGCCTGTACGAAGCTGCACACGGGACCCAGCGAGCCCAAGTCAGCGCTCACGCCCGCTGGATCTATGCCCTGGACCTGGCCCCGCTCTCGGGGAAG CTGCTGTCGGCCGCCGAGGACTCCTTCGTGCGCGTCTGGGGGCTCAGCCACCGAGTGGACACGGACAGCCTGGAG ATCGAGCACTGCCATACGGAGTGTGTGACGGATACCCAGATTTGTGGCGCCCGCTTCTGCAACCCGGAGGGCACCGCCTTCGCCGTCGCGGGCTTCGAGCTGAACGAGATCATCCTCTACCACCAGGTGTAGCCCTGCGGCTGGCCAGTTGTTGCCGGAAGCCGTGGATGGACTGTTTGTGA
- the WDR54 gene encoding WD repeat-containing protein 54 isoform X4, whose protein sequence is MYRRARGLALRGSSLALYNNLAVLPLPAKRLTYFASVHGASVGLLSAAADGTGCAHRQLQAREGGLGPPLVTQAAWCALPSRTLLVLASWKGIQMYEPDGSAMVYWHALDGMEASAGTSTGSVLVFDVPAKGTNITLSEVLEQHGSPITDIGAELCEQPEGAADLVTADDSGALCVWGSGEAFRLITKIPAFGCSCSSVKLWNGIIAAGYGNGQICLYEAAHGTQRAQVSAHARWIYALDLAPLSGKLLSAAEDSFVRVWGLSHRVDTDSLEIEHCHTECVTDTQICGARFCNPEGTAFAVAGFELNEIILYHQV, encoded by the exons ATGTACCGTCGGGCGCGGGGCCTGGCGTTGCGCGGGAGCAGCCTGGCGCTCTACAACAACCTGGCCGTCCTGCCGCTGCCCGCCAAGCGGCTCACCTACTTCGCCAGCGTGCACGGCGCTTCGGTCGGGCTGCTCAGCGCAGCGGCGGACGGGACGGGATGCGCGCACCGCCAGCTGCAGGCCCGGGAGGGCGGCCTCGGGCCCCCGCTCGTCACGCAG GCGGCCTGGTGCGCGCTGCCCTCGCGGACGCTGCTGGTGCTGGCATCGTGGAAGGGCATCCAG ATGTACGAGCCCGACGGCTCCGCCATGGTCTACTGGCACGCCCTGGACGGCATGGAGGCCTCGGCAG GGACCTCCACGGGTTCAGTCCTGGTCTTTGACGTCCCGGCCAAAGGCACCAACATCACGCTGAGCGAAGTCCTCGAGCAGCACGGCAGCCCCATCACCGACATCGGTGCAGAGCTCTGTGAGCAGCCG GAGGGAGCGGCGGATCTGGTGACGGCAGACGACTCGGGGGCCCTGTGTGTCTGGGGCTCCGGAGAGGCCTTCAGGCTGATCACCAAAATCCCAGCTTTTGG CTGCAGCTGCTCCTCCGTGAAGCTGTGGAACGGGATCATCGCGGCCGGCTACGGCAATGGGCAGATTTGCCTGTACGAAGCTGCACACGGGACCCAGCGAGCCCAAGTCAGCGCTCACGCCCGCTGGATCTATGCCCTGGACCTGGCCCCGCTCTCGGGGAAG CTGCTGTCGGCCGCCGAGGACTCCTTCGTGCGCGTCTGGGGGCTCAGCCACCGAGTGGACACGGACAGCCTGGAG ATCGAGCACTGCCATACGGAGTGTGTGACGGATACCCAGATTTGTGGCGCCCGCTTCTGCAACCCGGAGGGCACCGCCTTCGCCGTCGCGGGCTTCGAGCTGAACGAGATCATCCTCTACCACCAGGTGTAG
- the WDR54 gene encoding WD repeat-containing protein 54 isoform X1: MYRRARGLALRGSSLALYNNLAVLPLPAKRLTYFASVHGASVGLLSAAADGTGCAHRQLQAREGGLGPPLVTQAAWCALPSRTLLVLASWKGIQMYEPDGSAMVYWHALDGMEASAGMLLFARGIAGTRLHFVCVGTSTGSVLVFDVPAKGTNITLSEVLEQHGSPITDIGAELCEQPEGAADLVTADDSGALCVWGSGEAFRLITKIPAFGCSCSSVKLWNGIIAAGYGNGQICLYEAAHGTQRAQVSAHARWIYALDLAPLSGKLLSAAEDSFVRVWGLSHRVDTDSLEIEHCHTECVTDTQICGARFCNPEGTAFAVAGFELNEIILYHQV, translated from the exons ATGTACCGTCGGGCGCGGGGCCTGGCGTTGCGCGGGAGCAGCCTGGCGCTCTACAACAACCTGGCCGTCCTGCCGCTGCCCGCCAAGCGGCTCACCTACTTCGCCAGCGTGCACGGCGCTTCGGTCGGGCTGCTCAGCGCAGCGGCGGACGGGACGGGATGCGCGCACCGCCAGCTGCAGGCCCGGGAGGGCGGCCTCGGGCCCCCGCTCGTCACGCAG GCGGCCTGGTGCGCGCTGCCCTCGCGGACGCTGCTGGTGCTGGCATCGTGGAAGGGCATCCAG ATGTACGAGCCCGACGGCTCCGCCATGGTCTACTGGCACGCCCTGGACGGCATGGAGGCCTCGGCAG GGATGCTCCTGTTTGCCCGGGGGATTGCAGGCACCAGGCTGCACTTCGTGTGTGTAG GGACCTCCACGGGTTCAGTCCTGGTCTTTGACGTCCCGGCCAAAGGCACCAACATCACGCTGAGCGAAGTCCTCGAGCAGCACGGCAGCCCCATCACCGACATCGGTGCAGAGCTCTGTGAGCAGCCG GAGGGAGCGGCGGATCTGGTGACGGCAGACGACTCGGGGGCCCTGTGTGTCTGGGGCTCCGGAGAGGCCTTCAGGCTGATCACCAAAATCCCAGCTTTTGG CTGCAGCTGCTCCTCCGTGAAGCTGTGGAACGGGATCATCGCGGCCGGCTACGGCAATGGGCAGATTTGCCTGTACGAAGCTGCACACGGGACCCAGCGAGCCCAAGTCAGCGCTCACGCCCGCTGGATCTATGCCCTGGACCTGGCCCCGCTCTCGGGGAAG CTGCTGTCGGCCGCCGAGGACTCCTTCGTGCGCGTCTGGGGGCTCAGCCACCGAGTGGACACGGACAGCCTGGAG ATCGAGCACTGCCATACGGAGTGTGTGACGGATACCCAGATTTGTGGCGCCCGCTTCTGCAACCCGGAGGGCACCGCCTTCGCCGTCGCGGGCTTCGAGCTGAACGAGATCATCCTCTACCACCAGGTGTAG
- the WDR54 gene encoding WD repeat-containing protein 54 isoform X5 — translation MYRRARGLALRGSSLALYNNLAVLPLPAKRLTYFASVHGASVGLLSAAADGTGCAHRQLQAREGGLGPPLVTQAAWCALPSRTLLVLASWKGIQMYEPDGSAMVYWHALDGMEASAGTSTGSVLVFDVPAKGTNITLSEVLEQHGSPITDIGAELCEQPEGAADLVTADDSGALCVWGSGEAFRLITKIPAFGCSCSSVKLWNGIIAAGYGNGQICLYEAAHGTQRAQVSAHARWIYALDLAPLSGKLLSAAEDSFVRVWGLSHRVDTDSLERGVALGGTWMPERDPPVSLRSSTAIRSV, via the exons ATGTACCGTCGGGCGCGGGGCCTGGCGTTGCGCGGGAGCAGCCTGGCGCTCTACAACAACCTGGCCGTCCTGCCGCTGCCCGCCAAGCGGCTCACCTACTTCGCCAGCGTGCACGGCGCTTCGGTCGGGCTGCTCAGCGCAGCGGCGGACGGGACGGGATGCGCGCACCGCCAGCTGCAGGCCCGGGAGGGCGGCCTCGGGCCCCCGCTCGTCACGCAG GCGGCCTGGTGCGCGCTGCCCTCGCGGACGCTGCTGGTGCTGGCATCGTGGAAGGGCATCCAG ATGTACGAGCCCGACGGCTCCGCCATGGTCTACTGGCACGCCCTGGACGGCATGGAGGCCTCGGCAG GGACCTCCACGGGTTCAGTCCTGGTCTTTGACGTCCCGGCCAAAGGCACCAACATCACGCTGAGCGAAGTCCTCGAGCAGCACGGCAGCCCCATCACCGACATCGGTGCAGAGCTCTGTGAGCAGCCG GAGGGAGCGGCGGATCTGGTGACGGCAGACGACTCGGGGGCCCTGTGTGTCTGGGGCTCCGGAGAGGCCTTCAGGCTGATCACCAAAATCCCAGCTTTTGG CTGCAGCTGCTCCTCCGTGAAGCTGTGGAACGGGATCATCGCGGCCGGCTACGGCAATGGGCAGATTTGCCTGTACGAAGCTGCACACGGGACCCAGCGAGCCCAAGTCAGCGCTCACGCCCGCTGGATCTATGCCCTGGACCTGGCCCCGCTCTCGGGGAAG CTGCTGTCGGCCGCCGAGGACTCCTTCGTGCGCGTCTGGGGGCTCAGCCACCGAGTGGACACGGACAGCCTGGAG CGTGGTGTTGCTCTTGGGGGCACGTGGATGCCTGAAAGGGACCCCCCTGTTTCCCTCAGATCGAGCACTGCCATACGGAGTGTGTGA
- the WDR54 gene encoding WD repeat-containing protein 54 isoform X2 → MYRRARGLALRGSSLALYNNLAVLPLPAKRLTYFASVHGASVGLLSAAADGTGCAHRQLQAREGGLGPPLVTQAAWCALPSRTLLVLASWKGIQMYEPDGSAMVYWHALDGMEASAGMLLFARGIAGTRLHFVCVGTSTGSVLVFDVPAKGTNITLSEVLEQHGSPITDIGAELCEQPEGAADLVTADDSGALCVWGSGEAFRLITKIPAFGCSCSSVKLWNGIIAAGYGNGQICLYEAAHGTQRAQVSAHARWIYALDLAPLSGKLLSAAEDSFVRVWGLSHRVDTDSLERGVALGGTWMPERDPPVSLRSSTAIRSV, encoded by the exons ATGTACCGTCGGGCGCGGGGCCTGGCGTTGCGCGGGAGCAGCCTGGCGCTCTACAACAACCTGGCCGTCCTGCCGCTGCCCGCCAAGCGGCTCACCTACTTCGCCAGCGTGCACGGCGCTTCGGTCGGGCTGCTCAGCGCAGCGGCGGACGGGACGGGATGCGCGCACCGCCAGCTGCAGGCCCGGGAGGGCGGCCTCGGGCCCCCGCTCGTCACGCAG GCGGCCTGGTGCGCGCTGCCCTCGCGGACGCTGCTGGTGCTGGCATCGTGGAAGGGCATCCAG ATGTACGAGCCCGACGGCTCCGCCATGGTCTACTGGCACGCCCTGGACGGCATGGAGGCCTCGGCAG GGATGCTCCTGTTTGCCCGGGGGATTGCAGGCACCAGGCTGCACTTCGTGTGTGTAG GGACCTCCACGGGTTCAGTCCTGGTCTTTGACGTCCCGGCCAAAGGCACCAACATCACGCTGAGCGAAGTCCTCGAGCAGCACGGCAGCCCCATCACCGACATCGGTGCAGAGCTCTGTGAGCAGCCG GAGGGAGCGGCGGATCTGGTGACGGCAGACGACTCGGGGGCCCTGTGTGTCTGGGGCTCCGGAGAGGCCTTCAGGCTGATCACCAAAATCCCAGCTTTTGG CTGCAGCTGCTCCTCCGTGAAGCTGTGGAACGGGATCATCGCGGCCGGCTACGGCAATGGGCAGATTTGCCTGTACGAAGCTGCACACGGGACCCAGCGAGCCCAAGTCAGCGCTCACGCCCGCTGGATCTATGCCCTGGACCTGGCCCCGCTCTCGGGGAAG CTGCTGTCGGCCGCCGAGGACTCCTTCGTGCGCGTCTGGGGGCTCAGCCACCGAGTGGACACGGACAGCCTGGAG CGTGGTGTTGCTCTTGGGGGCACGTGGATGCCTGAAAGGGACCCCCCTGTTTCCCTCAGATCGAGCACTGCCATACGGAGTGTGTGA
- the WDR54 gene encoding WD repeat-containing protein 54 isoform X6, with protein MYRRARGLALRGSSLALYNNLAVLPLPAKRLTYFASVHGASVGLLSAAADGTGCAHRQLQAREGGLGPPLVTQAAWCALPSRTLLVLASWKGIQMYEPDGSAMVYWHALDGMEASAGMLLFARGIAGTRLHFVCVGTSTGSVLVFDVPAKGTNITLSEVLEQHGSPITDIGAELCEQPLQLLLREAVERDHRGRLRQWADLPVRSCTRDPASPSQRSRPLDLCPGPGPALGEAAVGRRGLLRARLGAQPPSGHGQPGAWCCSWGHVDA; from the exons ATGTACCGTCGGGCGCGGGGCCTGGCGTTGCGCGGGAGCAGCCTGGCGCTCTACAACAACCTGGCCGTCCTGCCGCTGCCCGCCAAGCGGCTCACCTACTTCGCCAGCGTGCACGGCGCTTCGGTCGGGCTGCTCAGCGCAGCGGCGGACGGGACGGGATGCGCGCACCGCCAGCTGCAGGCCCGGGAGGGCGGCCTCGGGCCCCCGCTCGTCACGCAG GCGGCCTGGTGCGCGCTGCCCTCGCGGACGCTGCTGGTGCTGGCATCGTGGAAGGGCATCCAG ATGTACGAGCCCGACGGCTCCGCCATGGTCTACTGGCACGCCCTGGACGGCATGGAGGCCTCGGCAG GGATGCTCCTGTTTGCCCGGGGGATTGCAGGCACCAGGCTGCACTTCGTGTGTGTAG GGACCTCCACGGGTTCAGTCCTGGTCTTTGACGTCCCGGCCAAAGGCACCAACATCACGCTGAGCGAAGTCCTCGAGCAGCACGGCAGCCCCATCACCGACATCGGTGCAGAGCTCTGTGAGCAGCCG CTGCAGCTGCTCCTCCGTGAAGCTGTGGAACGGGATCATCGCGGCCGGCTACGGCAATGGGCAGATTTGCCTGTACGAAGCTGCACACGGGACCCAGCGAGCCCAAGTCAGCGCTCACGCCCGCTGGATCTATGCCCTGGACCTGGCCCCGCTCTCGGGGAAG CTGCTGTCGGCCGCCGAGGACTCCTTCGTGCGCGTCTGGGGGCTCAGCCACCGAGTGGACACGGACAGCCTGGAG CGTGGTGTTGCTCTTGGGGGCACGTGGATGCCTGA
- the C7H2orf81 gene encoding LOW QUALITY PROTEIN: uncharacterized protein C2orf81 homolog (The sequence of the model RefSeq protein was modified relative to this genomic sequence to represent the inferred CDS: deleted 1 base in 1 codon) has protein sequence MAQRERVAAAKSRAERARPPTVPVPQVEIVPGRLSEGEWLSLLAFEEAEDVAGDLLAALLDQALAECYKVYLARQCVPYVIAQAREAMLQIVEWRFLVRDGGESEVPADPAWQEDEEPAAAVPDSWAQGSVPVLQTVPSPDWEVSIKVLQGEAPERLGEEAAQEEILFQWGEEVAPQAQEQPVPSVLEFKSPRSLERRRRRRGRRGPPPEPLPEAASPRVSFKTRPLCQFPQDNGSITEKAPPGQKGPRALLGMSSLLSSTQPLLPPTCSNLLRIQTGRPPNVKDVLYDEAGNVTLVPRLELSRLPKRSVTPPVEVVDPQAESRRQETLKMVSGRCRPSRPPSGPPADQSSLRAQAGAGEPTRSRQRARQEQAARPLPPLGKTLEPTSIVLVQPTLLVETVDLAPGVSLLHRGGSAGLSTCLRPTEDARGPFQQEPPRLPRLRPRAVLG, from the exons ATGGCGCAGCGGGAGCGGGTGGCGGCGGCTAAGTCCCGGGCGGAGCGGGCGCGGCCGCCCACCGTGCCGGTGCCGCAGGTGGAGATCGTGCCGGGGCGGCTGTCCGAGGGCGAGTGGCTCTCGCTGTTGGCCTTCGAGGAGGCCGAGGACGTGGCCGGCGACCTGCTGGCGGCGCTGCTGGACCAGGCGCTGGCCGAGTGCTACAAGGTCTACCTGGCCCGCCAG TGCGTGCCCTACGTGATCGCCCAGGCGCGGGAGGCGATGCTGCAGATCGTGGAGTGGCGCTTCCTGGTGCGCGACGGCGGCGAGAGCGAGGTGCCCGCGGACCCGGCCTGGCAGGAGGACGAGGAGCCCGCCGCCGCCGTGCCCGACTCCTGGGCCCAGGGCTCCGTGCCCGTGCTCCAGACCGTGCCCAGCCCCGACTGGGAG GTGTCCATCAAAGTGCTGCAGGGCGAAGCGCCTGAGAGGCTGGGGGAGGAAGCCGCCCAGGAGGAGATTCTCTTCCAGTGGGGGGAGGAGGTGGCCCCCCAGGCGCAGGAGCAGCCGGTGCCCTCTGTGCTGGAGTTCAAGTCTCCCAGGTccctggagaggaggaggaggaggagggggcggaGGGGGCCCCCGCCTGAGCCCCTCCCAGAGGCCGCCTCTCCCAGGGTCTCCTTCAAGACCAGGCCCCTCTGCCAGTTTCCCCAGGATAACGGCAGCATCACCGAGAAGGCCCCGCCTGGGCAGAAGGGGCCCCGGGCACTCCTGGGGATGAGCTCCCTGCTGAGCAGCACCCagcccctcctgccccccacctGCAGCAACCTCCTGCGCATCCAGACCGGCCGC CCCCCCAACGTCAAGGACGTCCTCTACGACGAGGCGGGCAACGTCACTCTGGTGCCCCGCCTGGAACTCTCCCGCCTGCCCAAGCGCAGCGTCACGCCCCCCGTGGAGGTGGTGGACCCGCAGGCCGAGTCCCGGCGGCAGGAGACCCTGAAGATGGTCTCGGGCCGCTGCAGGCCATCCCGCCCCCCGAGTGGCCCCCCTGCGGACCAGAGCAGCCTCAGGGCTCAGGCGGGGGCGGGAGAGCCCACCAGGTCCAGGCAGAGGGCCCGACAGGAGCAGGCCGCCCGTCCCCTCCCCCCGCTGGGAAAGACCCTGGAGCCCACCAGCATCGTCCTGGTCCAGCCCACACTGCTGGTGGAGACGGTGGACCTGGCGCCCGGAGTGAGCCTCCTCCATCGTGGGGGCAGTGCCGGTCTGAGCACTTGCTTGCGGCCCACTGAAGATGCCCGAGGGCCTTTCCAGCAGGAGCCTCCACGCCTGCCCCGCTTGCGCCCCAGAGCTGTGCTGGGAtga